The genomic stretch TTAGCAAATGAGTCTGCATGTGTTTTTCAGAGAAAGGGAGGGCAGGAAAAAAGTAAGATGCGTTACCTCATTGTAAGGCGAGAAGATAAACTGAAAGATGATCATCAGCCCGATAAGAGTCGGTTGGGTGTCATGAAAACCAAATGCCATGAAGAGCTCTTTTTGCCCAATCAGCACAGCAAAAAGGAAGAAACACAGGAAGGAGTTCATCTGTAAAGAAACAAAGACATTAACATAATCAAATTATGGTCCTCTTTTTATATGCTCTTAAAAAAGCAGGAAATGgaataaaacaagaatttttGGAGAAACTGACATGGTAGAAATCAAGAATGTGCAGTGACAAAAACAATTGGTATAGAAGCTGTGAGAAATAGCACATGACCAGAATACATTTCCTTTGTGTAGCTCATTGTGTGGTGGTTGACAGATGAagttaaccaaaaaaaaaaaaaaaggcacagcCATACAGACAGCAACTCACCTGGCTGATGACAATGTTCTTGACTGTGTGGCCTAGTTTCCAATGTCCCAGTTCATGTCCAAGAACTGCCAGAACCTCAGGGTTACTGCAGCCCTGTTTCTTGTTCTAAATACAGACAGAAAAAAGTGAAAAACCCTAATAtgttgaagcattgaaaataaatgcctacAAAATGCAGCGTAAGAGACGCATGGAAATGATGCAGTAACCACTTTTTGTAATATTGTAATGGACTACTGTTTCCCCCTCCCCTCCCTCACAATACCaatcaaaagtttagggtctgTAATATTCATCacatgtttaaaggtgccctagaattaaaaattgaatttatcttggcatagttgaataacaagagttcagtacatggaaatgacatacagtgagtctcaaactccattgtttcctcctccttatataaatctcattcgagtctcaacataacaccgactgttacgtaacagtcagggtgtacgcccccaaaatttgcatatgccagctcatgttcaaagcattagacaagccagtattaacgtctggatctgtgcacagctgaatcatcagactaggtaagcaagcaagaacaatagcaaaaaatgggaGATGGAGCAAtattaactgacatgattcatgatagcatgatatttttagtgatatttgtaaattgtctttctaaatgtattgttagcatgttgctaatgtactgttaaatgtggttaaagttaccatcgtttcttactgtattcacggagacaagagccgtcactattttcattattaaacacttgcagtctgtataattcataaacacaacttcattctttataaatctctccaacagtgtagcattagccgttagccacggagcacagcctcaaactcattcagaatcaaatgtaaacatccaaataaatactttactcacatgatccgatgtatgcatgcagtatgcatgacaaacactttgtaaagatccatttgagggttatattagctgtgtgaactttgtttatgctgttaaaggcaagcgcaagctccgtgggcgggggagtgccagatttaaaggggccgcaccctgaatcggctcatatttaatgatgccccaaaataggcagttaaaaaaattaataaaaaaaaatctatggggtattttgagctgaaacttcacagacacattcaggggacaccttagacttatattacatcttgtaaaaaaacattcgatggcacctttaatacgtTGCTTATGCTcaacaaagctgcatttatttgattaaaaatacagcaaaaactaatattgtgaaatcttATTACAATTACTCCAGTCGTcgatgtcacatgatcctttagaaatcctTCTTTTTACATACCTTCTTGTGTTCacccatgtttatttcatgctgtaataACTGAGGTggctacagtgatctgtcatgGCATATTAATGAGCGCCAAATTTCCTGTGCATCTCCACAATACAGCATTTTATCTCATTTGTTACTGTTCTGGCTCTGACCTTTGGTTTGGACTTGCTCTCATTGACCACTGCCTCGTTCTCCTCTCCCGTTCCTGGCTCTTTCTCTCCAGATTGATTTAAAGGGGAGTAGTCCTCTAAAAGCGTGTCAAATAGCACAATGCGCTTGTTTTTGAAGAAACCATAGAAGTAAGCATTACTGTGGGAAGATCTCTTTGAACCTAGAAAAGAGTGAACAGAAATATTAGGAGAAGGGAAAAAAGAGAGCAAGATATCATGACTAAGACAATTATAGTTCTATAGAAAGCAATAAAAATGCTGTACCTTCAACTACATAGATCTTGGTGAGGGGGAAGTAGATGGACTTTGCCATGCTCTCAATCTCACTCTTCAGCTCTCCATCTGGCAGTGGAGTAAACTTATCAAACAGAGGGGCGATGTAGTCTGCGTAGATAGTCACCAGAATCTGTACACCAAAGGAGGAGGGACAGTTCagttcactttatttttttccttacaGACAACACATGCAGCAAAAGCAGAGAAATCTGACCAGTGAGACGATGAGTGTGAAGAGCCAGGCGTAGATGAAGAAGTAATCACCGCCAATCTTGATGATGTAGAGGAGCAATGATGTCACTGGCAACAAAATACACTGAGTCACAGCAAACTTCTTCAGAGCGTCTTTCAGGAAGAAACCCAGCGTCTATAAGAAAGGGACAAATTAAAGAGATTTCAGTTTTATTCCTGCTATGACAGAAAAGATATATGTGAGCTAGACTTTATCTACCTGTTGGTTGAATCCATGCTTCTCTTCAATAACAAAAGTGTTATAGAGGCTCCAGGGAAGGCCAGTCAGAGCACTAAATAGTGTGGCCAGCATCAAGAACACCAAAGAATGGGAGATCTGAAGGTAAGAAGACCATTTGAAATAATGTAATGCCTTCTGGATAGGTTCAGAATAACATACTAGTATAAAATTCTTCTTACCGTTTCAGCAGTTTATAGTATGTACAGTATacaatctattttttttattattaataatgtgaTTAGACTACAAAAAGTCAGACATTcacataaaatgtcattaaaatagaaaacaaccTCTTTAGTTTTCAAGATGTTAATGTTCCCCAATTATGCCATTTTAAAAGGTCACCtgcatgcatccaaggtcaaaaaacacttaacTTTCTCTTAATATACACTGAAACCTCACCTCTTTTCCTACAGTGTCTGTAACAGCTTGATCAAGGATTTAGTATCTCTAAACCACTCCTTTCCTAgagttgtgattggtctactacTTACAGCGCATGTCACAAATGAAACGCCTAATAATACCATATCAGAATTTCAGCTCCggaggcttcctcagcacttgtacAGTAACGATGGCataatttttactgtatcattttgagtcctcatcctttggaagtgca from Megalobrama amblycephala isolate DHTTF-2021 linkage group LG5, ASM1881202v1, whole genome shotgun sequence encodes the following:
- the zmpste24 gene encoding CAAX prenyl protease 1 homolog; this encodes MLQEIIALPVEDKIFYAVLVFSWTVYVWEAYLAYRQRKVYRTTMHVPTELGKIMDSETFEKSRLYQLDKSNFGFWSGLYSEAEGTLVLLLGGIPFLWKVSGNLTARFGFGPEYEISHSLVFLMLATLFSALTGLPWSLYNTFVIEEKHGFNQQTLGFFLKDALKKFAVTQCILLPVTSLLLYIIKIGGDYFFIYAWLFTLIVSLILVTIYADYIAPLFDKFTPLPDGELKSEIESMAKSIYFPLTKIYVVEGSKRSSHSNAYFYGFFKNKRIVLFDTLLEDYSPLNQSGEKEPGTGEENEAVVNESKSKPKNKKQGCSNPEVLAVLGHELGHWKLGHTVKNIVISQMNSFLCFFLFAVLIGQKELFMAFGFHDTQPTLIGLMIIFQFIFSPYNELLSFCLTVLSRRFEFQADAFARGMGRSSELYSALIKLNKDNLGFPVADWLFSMWHYSHPPLLERLRALTGPKQD